The stretch of DNA CTTTTCTTCTACAAGCCCGACCAGCAGATGCTCCGTGCCGATATAACTATGTCCGCAGGAGCTGGCTGCCTCTTTTGCCAGAGCAAGAACATTCTCTGCCTGTTTTGTATATCGTTCCTGCATGATGTCTCCTCCTATCTGTCTGTGTCATACTCGTCAAAAATCTCGTCCACCAGTTGATGAACTTCTTCTCTTGTTACATTTTTACAGCATCCCCATGCCATTGCTACTGTCAGATTCTGTTTCATTTCTTCCAGTGCTCTGACCTTATCTGCATCTATGGAGATCACCGCTCCCTTTCGCCTGTCAATAGTCACAAAGCCTTCCTGACGAAGCAGCGCATATGCCTTATTCACAGTATGCATATTGATTCCTGCAATGCTTGCAAGCTGCCGTACAGAAGGCAGAGTATCCCCTTCATGAAGCCTTGATGTAGCGATCCCCATTATGATCTGATTGGTGATCTGCATATAGATTGCCTCATCACTGTTAAAATCGATTTCTATCACCATAGGGTAATCTCTCCTCTACAACAGCAAAAGGCTGCACAGTTTCATCCTGGCAGCCTGCTGTGATTTTTGTTTTTATTTACTGATCCCTGCAATCTTCTCTATCTGTTCTTTGTTAAGAACCAGATTAAATCCCATTGGATTTACCACATAAGCGTTTGCCTGCGGAATCATCAGGTTCGGAAGTTTATCTATAGTCACTTTCGCAACACGGAGATTCTTGCCTCTTCCAAATTTCTCAAATTCCATAACATCTGTAAACACAGGCTGCATGATCTTATCCTCTTTATTTTTCAGATACGGAATATGGAGCTTTCCATCTTCTTCCTGCTCTGCATTGATCGCGATCAGGAATTCTGCCTTACGCAGGTTAGCTATCAGCTCTTCTTCCAGCTCACGGATATTCTTGTGCTCTTCCTGTTTTACCGGGCGACGCAATTCCTGCATAAAATAAATTCCGGAAAGTTCAAGCGACGGATTCAGAAGTGGTCTCTTAGACGGCTCGATCTTACTCATATCTCTCTGGTTTGCGATCTTTCCGATCTCAATCTCGATCTTTTCTTCTCCGTCGATCCAGATCACACTGTTCACTCCGATCGCATACAGCGTACCATACAGTCTTGGATAGTCTTTTTTTTCATATTTCATGCCCATAAGAAGGATCTTATCATCAAGGAGCTGTTTACCATATTCTTTAATCTCTTCTTCTGTGGCAAAAATCCTTGCCTG from Blautia sp. SC05B48 encodes:
- a CDS encoding GntR family transcriptional regulator; protein product: MVIEIDFNSDEAIYMQITNQIIMGIATSRLHEGDTLPSVRQLASIAGINMHTVNKAYALLRQEGFVTIDRRKGAVISIDADKVRALEEMKQNLTVAMAWGCCKNVTREEVHQLVDEIFDEYDTDR
- a CDS encoding SseB family protein, with the protein product MGISVEEAIHELRNREEVFVAYSQATRLPYVTCDEETFNDQARIFATEEEIKEYGKQLLDDKILLMGMKYEKKDYPRLYGTLYAIGVNSVIWIDGEEKIEIEIGKIANQRDMSKIEPSKRPLLNPSLELSGIYFMQELRRPVKQEEHKNIRELEEELIANLRKAEFLIAINAEQEEDGKLHIPYLKNKEDKIMQPVFTDVMEFEKFGRGKNLRVAKVTIDKLPNLMIPQANAYVVNPMGFNLVLNKEQIEKIAGISK